In Fusobacterium simiae, the sequence TGTTGAAGCAGCATCTGTATAAAGCATTCTTCCTAAATTTTTTATTTCACCTTTTTCATTTACAAGCCCCATTTCTTTTGAACAACTCATAAGAGTACCTAATGAGTCGAATAAGTCAACAAACATAAATGAAAATATTGGTCCTATCAATGATAATTTCATTGCAGATAAGATATCCAATTTAAACATTATAGGGGCAGGACTAGGTGGTAAAGAAATTACTTTCTCAGGTAAAGCTACATCACCAATAATAATTCCCAAAATAGTTGTTATTATAATTCCTAAAAGGATACCACCTTTCATTTTTTTTATCTCCATTAAAGCAATAATAAAAAGTCCAACCATAGATACACAAGTAGTTTTTGTAAATTCTCCAAGTCCTACAAAAGTAGCTGGATTTGCAACAACTATTCCCATAGATTTAAGTCCAATAAAGGCTATAAATAATCCTATTCCTCCACCAACAGCCAATCTCAATGGAACTGGAATAGAGTTTGCAATTCTCTCTCTAATACCACCTATTGATAATATCAAAAAGAAACATCCTGATAAAAATACTATTCCTAATGCAGTTTGCCAGGGAACTTGCTTTTCCAATGTCAATGTATAAGTAAAAAAGGCATTAAGTCCCATACCTGGTGCAAGTGCGATAGGAGAATTTGCCCATACTCCTGCTATAATTGTCCCTATAAAAGATGCTAAACAAGTTACTGTTATTAAAGCCCCTTTGTCCATGCCAGAAAGTGATAAAATAGATGGATTTACAATTATAATATAAGCCATTGCTAAAAATGTTGTAATTCCCCCCATTACTTCCCTTGAAATTGTACTATTCCTTTCAGTTATTTTAAAATAACCATCTAAAAAACTCATTTTTCCCTCCTAATATTATTTTTTAAAGTAATTTGGTACTTCTAATTTAATTTCTAAATTGTATAAATCTATTTTTAAATAGTAAGAAAATAGATACATAATATTTTCTTTTTCATTTTTTCCATACTTTGTATCACCTACAATAGTATTTCCTATATGGTTTAATTGAGCTCTCAATTGATGTGTTCTTCCTGTTTTAAGCTCAGCCTCCAATAGAGTACACTTATCGTATTCTTTTATTTTTCTAAAGTATGTAATAGATTTTTTATATCCCTCTTTTTCAATATCTGATACTATAACCTTTTCTTCATCTTTTTTCAAGTAATTTTCTAAAATAAAATTATCTTTTTCTATATTTCCATGTACTAAGATATAATATTTTTTTACTATATTTCCAGATTGGATTTCTTTTGCTATTTCTCTAGCTGTTTTTATATTCTTAGCTCCGATTAATAAACCAGATGTTAATTTATCTATACGATTTACAAAATTTATATTACTATTTGAATAATAGCTTCTAAATTCTTCAAGTAAAGAAATATTATGACCACTACCTTTATGTACAACATCTCCTAAAGATTTATTTACTATAAATAACTTTTCATTTTCAAAAACTATCATTTCTTTTAATTTTTCTTTTCTATCTTGATTGAGATTAATAAATTTTTCTTCTTCATTTTCTTTAAAAGTTTCAGGTAAACATATAGAAATAATATCCCCCAAGACTAATCTATAATCTTGGGAAATTTTTTTATTATTTATTTTTATTTTACCTTTTCTAAGCATCTTATATATTTCAGAAAGATTAATATTTTTTAAATGCTTTCTCAAAAATCTATCAACCCTAACACTTTCATAGTCTTCATCAATTATATATTCTACCATTATTTATTTCCTCTATGAATTCTTACACTTTGAACAATCCCAAGTATTAAAAATGAAAACACTAAGGAACTTCCCCCATAACTCATTAAAAGTAATGGTAATCCTGTCACTGGCATAATACCCATTATCATTCCCATATTTACAAATATGTGGAAAAAGAAAATAGTTGCTATTCCATAACAGATATATTTACCAAATTTATCTTCTGTTGTATCTGCAATATAAAGAATTTGAGCTAAAAGAACAATATAGATAAGAAGTAGCATACTTCCACCTAAAAAACCTCTTTCTTCAAGAAAAACAGAACCTATAAAATCTGTATGTGATTCAGGAAGATATTTTAATTTTCCTTGTGTGTTATTTAAAAAACCTTTGCCAAATATTTTACCTGAACCAATAGCAATCTTTGACTGTGTTATATTCCATCCTGTACCTAAAGCATCAAGCTCAGGATTTAAAAATGTATCTATTCTATCTTTTTGATAGCCTTTTAAGAAAAACTTATATGAAATAGGTATAAAAGCAGCTATAGTAATAAAAACTGTTGCTATACATTTCCATTCAAGTTTATTCAAAAAAAGCAACATTCCATAAATTAAGATAATAACCAATGAAGTTCCTAAATCTGGCTCAACAGCAATTAGAAAAAATACAGGAAACACATGCAAAAAACTCATAAACATAGCTTTAAAACCAGTATATCTATCTGAATAATTATTAATCAAATAAGCTGAAAAAGTAAAAATTAAAAATAATTTTGAAAATTCAGAGGGTTGTAGAGCTAGTGGTCCTAGATCTATCCATCTTTTAGCACCTAATTTTGATGTTCCAATAAGCAATACAGATAACAACATAAGTATATTAAAAATATATATGCCTGTCGCATATTTATAATATTTTCTATAATCAATTAAGGATGCTCCAATAAAAACAAAAATTCCAATAATAAACCAAATTATTTCTTTTATAAAAAAGGGCTCACTTTTAGTTATTGTTGCACTATATATAGTAGATAAACTTATAATAAAAAGTAATAGTATATTAACTATAAAGAATATACTAAATTTTGATATTTTTTTTAAGTATGTATTATTTTGCATAATCTTTTAAAATCTCCATTTATTTTCCTGTGTGACCAAAGCCACCTTCACCACGCTCTGTACTGTCTAATTCTTCAACTTCAACAAATTCAATCTGCTCTATTTTATTTAAAATAAATTGTCCTATTCTTTCATTTGGCTCAATAGTATAAGCTTCATTACTTAGATTAACCACTATAACTTTTAATTCACCTCTATAATCACTATCAACAGTTCCTGGTGTATTTAGCATAGTTATTCCATGTTTTATTGCCAACCCACTTCTTGGTCTAACTTGAATTTCATATCCTTCTGGAATTGCAACCTTTAATCCAGTAGGGATTAATATTCTTTCCAAAGATTTTAATGTTATAGGTTCTTTTATATTTGCTCTAACATCCATTCCAGCAGAACCCTCTGTTTCATACTTAGGTAACTCAACACCTTTTTCTCTAACAACTTGAACTTGTACTTTTTTCATTTTATACATCTCCTACTATTGTTTGTGAATAATATTGTTCATCAAATAAAAATTCAGCAGCCTCTTTAATATCCTTTAAAGTTACTTTTTCAATATCCTTTTTAATTTTATCAAGACTTATTATTTTTCCATAAGTGATATATGACAAGGCTAATCTATTCATTCTTGAACTTGTACTTTCTAAACTAAATGTAAAGGCACTTTCATATTTATTTTTAGCTTTTCTTAGCTCTCTTTCAGATATACCATTCTCTTTAATATTTTTAAATTCTTCCTTTATAAGTTTTATAACTTCTTTGTAATCTTCTTTTGTAGTACCGACATATACAGAAAGCAAACCACAATTTTCAAATCTTGTGAGATATGTATAAACCGAATAAGCAAGTCCTCTTTCTTCTCTTATTATTTGAAATAGTCT encodes:
- the dut gene encoding dUTP diphosphatase, translated to MKKVQVQVVREKGVELPKYETEGSAGMDVRANIKEPITLKSLERILIPTGLKVAIPEGYEIQVRPRSGLAIKHGITMLNTPGTVDSDYRGELKVIVVNLSNEAYTIEPNERIGQFILNKIEQIEFVEVEELDSTERGEGGFGHTGK
- the rodA gene encoding rod shape-determining protein RodA gives rise to the protein MQNNTYLKKISKFSIFFIVNILLLFIISLSTIYSATITKSEPFFIKEIIWFIIGIFVFIGASLIDYRKYYKYATGIYIFNILMLLSVLLIGTSKLGAKRWIDLGPLALQPSEFSKLFLIFTFSAYLINNYSDRYTGFKAMFMSFLHVFPVFFLIAVEPDLGTSLVIILIYGMLLFLNKLEWKCIATVFITIAAFIPISYKFFLKGYQKDRIDTFLNPELDALGTGWNITQSKIAIGSGKIFGKGFLNNTQGKLKYLPESHTDFIGSVFLEERGFLGGSMLLLIYIVLLAQILYIADTTEDKFGKYICYGIATIFFFHIFVNMGMIMGIMPVTGLPLLLMSYGGSSLVFSFLILGIVQSVRIHRGNK
- a CDS encoding NCS2 family permease, whose amino-acid sequence is MSFLDGYFKITERNSTISREVMGGITTFLAMAYIIIVNPSILSLSGMDKGALITVTCLASFIGTIIAGVWANSPIALAPGMGLNAFFTYTLTLEKQVPWQTALGIVFLSGCFFLILSIGGIRERIANSIPVPLRLAVGGGIGLFIAFIGLKSMGIVVANPATFVGLGEFTKTTCVSMVGLFIIALMEIKKMKGGILLGIIITTILGIIIGDVALPEKVISLPPSPAPIMFKLDILSAMKLSLIGPIFSFMFVDLFDSLGTLMSCSKEMGLVNEKGEIKNLGRMLYTDAASTIMGASIGTSTVTAYVESAAGIVAGARTGLASTITALGFLLSLFFTPLISIVPGYATAPALIIVGIFMFRQVAALDFSDFKILFPAFITIFTMPLTYSISTGLALGFLSYLIVYILVGDFKKLNITLGFIGAICLLHLLV
- a CDS encoding RluA family pseudouridine synthase — protein: MVEYIIDEDYESVRVDRFLRKHLKNINLSEIYKMLRKGKIKINNKKISQDYRLVLGDIISICLPETFKENEEEKFINLNQDRKEKLKEMIVFENEKLFIVNKSLGDVVHKGSGHNISLLEEFRSYYSNSNINFVNRIDKLTSGLLIGAKNIKTAREIAKEIQSGNIVKKYYILVHGNIEKDNFILENYLKKDEEKVIVSDIEKEGYKKSITYFRKIKEYDKCTLLEAELKTGRTHQLRAQLNHIGNTIVGDTKYGKNEKENIMYLFSYYLKIDLYNLEIKLEVPNYFKK